The following nucleotide sequence is from Neokomagataea tanensis.
CTTCATCGAATTCCCAATTTTCATTGCCGTGTGAGCGGTACCATTGGCCATCCGCGTGGCGCCACTCATACGCAAAGCGTACAGCGATGCGGTTATTTGCGTGGGCCCAGACTTCTTTTATGAGGCGGTATTCGTTTTCACGTGCCCATTTTTGTTCAAGGAAACGCACGATCTCCACGTGTCCGGTGAGGAAGGTATCGCGGTTCCTCCATCGGCTATCGGATGAATATGCTCGCGATACCGTGGCCGGATCACGACTATTCCACGCGTCTTCAGCGAGGCGTGCTTTGAGGGCGGCGGTTTCTGCTGTGAAGGGGGGCTGTGGTGGGCGTGGCATGATGCGGTGTTCCGAGATATTTTGTACCGATCAGTACAAAATATCTCGATGATGCTTCGAAGTCTACGAGTATTCGGAATGTCTTAGCCCGGTTCGGCGGTGGGGTAGAGATTACGAGCAACGCGCTCCATCGTGAGGCCT
It contains:
- a CDS encoding nuclear transport factor 2 family protein, which encodes MPRPPQPPFTAETAALKARLAEDAWNSRDPATVSRAYSSDSRWRNRDTFLTGHVEIVRFLEQKWARENEYRLIKEVWAHANNRIAVRFAYEWRHADGQWYRSHGNENWEFDEDGLMQVRHASINDISITEQERKFHWPLGRRPDGHPGLSDLGL